Part of the Longimicrobium sp. genome is shown below.
GCGCCGGCGGCACCGAGCGCTGGACCTTCACCACCCCGGAGCCGGGACACGCCGTCATCGCCCTCGTCTACAAGCGCCCGGGCGAGAGTACGGCCGCCGCGGATTCGGCGCGGTTCCGCGTGCGGGTGCGGTAGATACCGCGTCTACCGCTCGCGTAGCCGCACCTTCGTGATCTCCTCCACCGCGGCCATTACTGCGTGGAAGCCCTCGATGTCCCTGGGGCGCAGGCGTTTGCGCAGCTCCGCCTCGAACGCCTCGAGCTGGCGGTTGGAGCGCTCGGCCATCTCCCGCCCCTCGTCGGTGATGTGGATCATGAACGAGCGGCGGTCGCCGGGGTTCACCTCGCGGCGGATGAGGCCGGCCTCCTCCAGCCGGTCCAGCATGCTGGTGAACGTCGACTGCTTGATCCCGAACACCCGCACCAGCTCGCCCACCGGCGCCGGCGCATAGCTGCGCAGGTACGTCACCAGGTGCGCCTCGGCGGTGCTGAGGCCGGTGTCCGCGTCCAGCCCTTC
Proteins encoded:
- a CDS encoding MarR family transcriptional regulator, with the protein product MPLEFLSPLHKASRQIAVYLEGLDADTGLSTAEAHLVTYLRSYAPAPVGELVRVFGIKQSTFTSMLDRLEEAGLIRREVNPGDRRSFMIHITDEGREMAERSNRQLEAFEAELRKRLRPRDIEGFHAVMAAVEEITKVRLRER